The proteins below are encoded in one region of Labeo rohita strain BAU-BD-2019 chromosome 15, IGBB_LRoh.1.0, whole genome shotgun sequence:
- the psph gene encoding phosphoserine phosphatase, which translates to MADSCERSRGGRSRTEELCVSVRKRLSPLLHSVLTMTTAAQTQELFRRAEAVCFDVDSTVIREEGIDELAKFCGVGDAVTEMTRKAMGGSVSFQTALSERLSIIKCSREQVNKLITDHPPQLTPGVRELTEKLHQRNVKVFLISGGFRCIVEHVASQLNIPLHHVYANRLKFYFNGEYAGFDESQPTAQSGGKGRVISLLKEQYGFKNIVMIGDGATDLEACPPASAFIGFGGNVVRQQVKEKSSWYVTSFGELLKELEKI; encoded by the exons ATGGCAGATTCCTGTGAGCGGTCCCGCGGTGGTCGGAGCCGGACTGAAGAGCTCTGTGTGTCCGTACGGAAGCGCCTCTCTCCGCTCCTGCATTCAG TGCTCACCATGACAACAGCGGCGCAGACGCAGGAGCTCTTCCGGCGCGCGGAGGCCGTGTGCTTTGACGTGGACAGCACCGTGATCCGCGAGGAGGGCATCGATGAGCTCGCCAAGTTCTGCGGCGTCGGGGACGCGGTCACGGAGAT GACCCGGAAGGCCATGGGTGGCTCCGTGTCATTTCAGACGGCCCTGAGTGAGCGTCTGTCCATCATCAAGTGCTCAAGGGAACAAGTCAACAAACTGATAACTGACCACCCGCCTCAGCTGACCCCGGGTGTCAG GGAGCTCACGGAGAAGCTTCATCAGCGCAACGTGAAGGTGTTCCTCATCTCGGGCGGTTTCCGCTGCATCGTCGAACACGTGGCGTCGCAGCTCAACATTCCTCTCCATCACGTCTACGCAAACCGCCTCAAGTTCTACTTCAACG GAGAATACGCCGGGTTTGACGAATCTCAGCCCACTGCGCAGTCCGGCGGGAAGGGCAGAGTCATCAGCCTGCTGAAGGAGCAGTACGGCTTCAAGAACATCGTGATGATTGGAGACGGAGCCACTGATCTGGAGGCCTGTCCTCCCGCG AGCGCTTTCATTGGTTTTGGTGGGAACGTGGTGCGGCAGCAGGTGAAGGAGAAGTCCTCGTGGTACGTCACAAGTTTCGGGGAGCTGCTCAAGGAGCTGGAGAAGATCTAA